ataaacaattgcattaactcaatctaacctcaaaatccataatggaattacaacagaataaccctagatgcttagctctccatgaatggagttgaatacaagataaaataagagagagaagtagtgaatgaatgaagtgaagtcccctgggtctctttaaataggcttgattgggcttggactctgaatattcagttgatagaatcttttatcttatatcttccaaataactaaaagatttaaataattataacattatttgaaagatattttctgttgatattcccaaattaaattaattcaacaactttcaacaactgaattttattttttatcttttatgactttccaaaattgcacaaatgccctgaaattttctctatctgcactttagccccttctaaatttctaaaattgcaagaaagcccctcagttgaccaCCCTTGACTAGATTCAAACAACATTGACTAGTTTTGACCAGAGAAAGGACGCGCCAATGAGTGCTCGCCACGTGTCCGCTCTCTttccacccaaaattagggttctgcAGATTGAGGGAAATGAGCTTTCTCTGTTTCGGCGCAATGATGGTTCCTGATTGGTTTTCTGTTTGCAGGTTTGGGGTTGGAGACGACGGTCTGTGCTCCGGCAAGATTGGCACGTGAGGAAGATGTTGGTGGCCGTGGAAGATTCTCGCGACGAGGGTGGTTTGTATCTGTGGCGTGGTGGCGATTTGCGATTTTCTGGTTGGGTCTCTGCAGGTGCGAAGGAGAGCTCTGATGGAGGTTGGGCAACTGCGAGAATGCAAGAAAATTGGGTTTTTTTTGCTGTGTGGTTGCAGGTTGGTTTGACGGGTTGCCATGGTTGCCGGATGAAGAAACTCGTGTAAGGATGGTGATGAGCGTTATGTGCGACGGCGGCCTTGCTAGCGCGGGATGGATAGCTGCGTGTGAGTGGTGGACGTTCTTGCGGTTGCGGCGCTCGTCGGTGAGGATGGTTGCGGTGGCAAGGTAGAGATGGTGGCGGCGCGGATGGAGAGGCAGCTCGCGGTTTCACGGTGAGGATGGTTGCGCTTTGGTGCTGGGGGCACGAATCTGATCTAGGGATGACTCTACGACGGCAGTGGCGTGGTTGACGGTAACGACGACACatggtggcggctagggttcttctggattagggtttctctaTTAGAGAAGATGATGCTCATGTGTTAGGGCTGAGGTGGTGTGAAAGGATTAGTGATGTGGCATCATCTGGGTGGTTCAATTTTTTAATGGTGGATtgccacgtggcatgatctggtctGACTAGTTAGTGgtaggaggggtatgggtaggAAAATTTAGGGGTATAGGAGAAAAagcttagtgtttgggcttggttgtttggcctgtttcagaaataggagtgtatgtaggaATTTTAGGAGGCGCCATGGTAAAGTCCACCTGTTTGGCCCATTTGTATGTTATGTTgcaaataaaatctaattttgggccttgaattgccatttggaccaataaaacttataatttcagctgcacaaagaAATATTAGAagatccaagaataatttatgcgctaaaacttactttttatgcctctttaattcccaaacccaataattccaatcatcatAAATTCAttctaaatcaatcatttaTGCACAAATatctcatcaaaaatttgaattttaaagcataaatgtggacaaatatgcactcatcaatcACCCATCAAGGTTCATTCAAGACTTTATGCTAAAGTGCTTTTGATTCAATCTGTACTTGAGGAGTGTATGTTAGAGATAAGGTTCTTCATAAACAATATGTTTATTGTATACCTATTCGGGTTTGTTAGGGGTTAAGGGATGTGATTGCTCTTGGTTTGTAAGAGATTGAGGTTGTTCATCTCTTGTGTTGCTATATTGATTttgagtggtgagagtagtgCATTGAGAGGGTTGTCTCTGTATTCTTGTATACTTAATCCATTATAGTGAAttcccttcaactaaggttATTGAAGGAGGACTGAATGTAGGCTTGTGATAGCCAAACCAAAATAGATTGTTTATGTTGATCTTTCTCTACTCTTTCTCTACTTGTTGATTCATTACTATTTGTTTACTGATTTCAAGAAAATCAAGAGCtcataaagatttaaaaaagatCATTAAAAAAGGGTTAATCCAATTCACCCCTCTTGGCTTGAGATATAAGTCCTTTATTTTCTTACAGATTGTTTATTCAAGGTTCACCAAAGGGGGCTTCCCTGATTGTTGCTAGGACAAAGGGAAGTTGTCCTTGTAGATTGtgaattgtatgttgatgatccCCCGACATTTGGTGGCCTTAGGTAAATCTTATTCCGATcgtataatttttctttatatttggtTTATTGTCATCTACTTTTTGTCTtaggtaaaatatataatttgggaAGAACCATCCACCATGAAACTATTAAAGATGATATGTTGCAAGTGGTGATTGTAGATGTTAAAGATTTTTCTGCTCGTATTCATATGCTCAGTGAAGAGGTTAAAATAGTGGGATAAGCCCGAGGGAATTTTATCGTTTGGCCAGCCAGATTGGCAAAGCCAATTTTAGTAAGTGTTATTATTCATACTTGCTTTAGTTATGTATGAATTTGTTGTATTTTGATAGATATATTAttgtactaattttatttaagattaaCATTGTTACACCTCCACAACCACAATTGTCTCCTCTCCAACAACTCGGTGCAATGGTAGTGATAATGGGGAATAAAACTATCCAAATTAGATATGTTTCCTAAACTCATAGGCAAGACTAGTACCACCACTTTTTTTGTATGTCATGTTAAAGATTTTTTTGCTCATATTCATTGCTTAGTGAGGAGGTTGAAATAGTGGCACAAGCCCGAGGGAATTTTATTGCTTGGCCAGTCAGACTGGCAAAGCCAATTTTAGTAAGTATTGTTATTTATACATGCtttaattatgtatgaatttgtTGCATTTTGATAGATATATTGTTGtactaattttacttaaatttagGAGGGTTCTAAGAAGACAAACAATATTACACTTCCACAACCACAATTGTCTCCTCTCCAACAACTCGGTGCAGTGGTAGTGACAAGGGATTATAAAACTATCAAGTTAGATATGTTTCCTAAACTCACAGGCAAGACTGGTACCACCACTTTTATTGTATGTCATAAGGATATTTGCGAAATTGTGATTAGTAATGATCTCTTGTTTGCAACAGTTCTACAAGTTTGAAATTTGTAAGTAAGCCTTATCTAAccataaaaatagtaaaatattgcattcaataatttattctaACATTATTTCTTGATATTGAAGGTATTTGCATCACCTCTGCATCAAAAAGAAGAATGTTAGTATTTATGAATTTCTTGACCCTATTATCATCCAAAGCGTAGGAAATAAATCAGAGGAAATGcaaaaaaaatgatagaaatatttgaaaaagttgGCAAAGAGGTGTATTTAACACCTTACTTGCATAAGTAAGTACACAATTTTTGAGTTatagattaattaatattattccaACTTATAAGGGTCACTAGCAGTTGCTAGTCATTATTCCTGATGGTCCTATTGTGTTCCTTGCATAAAAAAGCTAAAACATTGttaatcaaaaatatattaaatgcgtaagttttcttttctattttgtttccttccaatatgattaatataatttaatgaatGTCAACTTTTTGTAGGTCTTTGGAAGCTCATTCAAGGTTGCAAGGTGTTCAATCTGTATCTAGGAAGAAGATGCAAATAGTTGCACctaacataatttatatttctgactaaaatttaagtttgtaataatttgtatttaatttgcaGTGTTGACGTCAATTTGGAGACCTATGAGTGTGGGTATTACGTTATGAAATACATGCACACGATTATATGTACACATATTACTAACTCATGAAATAAGGTAATAAAAAACTGACTAAATACTTatctaattattaattacaatattgtttaatttcatcatgttttttttaGATAGTTAATGATTCATCCCCATTGGAAGGTAAAGAGATGGAAGAAATTAGAAGTAAGTaggcttattttattttgagtattATTAGTGATAACTTGTAGAAATATCTTgactattataatattttacaattgGAGAATATTTGTAACCATTGTAAAGGTTGTATGTAGGTTTATGTATATACAAtgtaatgttttaaatattgttcAACAATTTAATGTATGAATTGATTTGCTTGGATTGTTTGGTTTGGTGAATTTTTTGGCATATGTATGTAAATTGAATGGTATGGAAAATGGTAAAACGAGAagaatttgtaaaaaaaaaatctaacttaATGTGACATAGTTTACATTGCTTATCATACAAAGTATAAATGACAACTCACTATGACAGGTCCCTAAATACCTATCATAATAAGTTACACTTACTaagaaaagtgataaaaaatGTGCTATGATAGACTGATTTACGTTAATAGGTGATCAAAAATGTCATATAAACTGAACTTATTGTgacaagtaataaaaaatacatcaaaataaGTTGGACTTACTGTGACAggtaataaaaaatagattatagTAAATTGAACTTATTATGACATGTGATCGACAGTACATTACAATAAGTTGAACTTACTATgatagatttttgaaaatttgtcataataaatCCAACTTACTATGACGATCACTGTGCTATCATAATAAGTCTGTCTTATTATGAAAAGTTTTTTCGCTATGTCATAAAAAACATTGATTTTCTATGACTCCTAAAACTATAACgttaaattatttgttatagaaaattcattttacttATCACAAAAAGTTTTGTCTgcattaatgaatatttttaaaatatgttatgaaagaaatatatgtacttttattaactaaaatatgattctgttaagaagtggacttttaATCCTAAGTCAACTCTACAAAACcgattataaattagttttatctctagtcgatgtgggacgaggtatatacatcatctcgagcgtgagactagacattaataggTGATCCGTTAAcagcccgatagcgggtggaacaacataccaaacaaacaacaaatatcattAAGATAGACGGTAACCATaactctaataccatgttaagaagtgaactttaaacctaacttaatCTCACAAAATCGGCTTATAAAGTGAGGTTTACAtcccttttatatatatatatatatatatatatatatatatatatatatatattataaattaatcttatttctAGTGAAAGAGACTTTCAACATATTTCAAAAcgaattatatataaataaataatctcGACAAGATCCACCTTTTACCTCcacaacttttaattttttttaaaataagtgttACATAAAACGTGTAACCTATAACTACGCTTAAAATGTTATAATCTAAGGGGTCTTTAATCTCGACTTAGTGAGAGTACCACTTGTTCTCCATTCTTCTCAATGTGTTGATACGAGTAACGGATATGCAAGTATCACTATAACATCATCAAATGTTACAAGGTTTgagatattataaaaaatttcattcgTGATAAATTCCTTACTTGATTTCTTCAATAGGGTCATGCTAGCAGAGACCAAAATCAGGGCCATGCCGACAGAGATCATGAATAAGCAGGAGAAAAAGATTCTCAAGACAAGGTAGAAGAAGCCGCTAATAACCACTATGTTCAGATGACTTTCCTAAACACTTTTTGCAACGGAATATAGCTGAACCAAAAGATGGCCAGAAGACCCTTATGTCACCTTCGGACCTATTGCTAAAGCTAACAGTTTCTAGGAAGGTTAGTGAGTTGCTACACACTCATTACATAGCTTGAGAAGAACATCTCCTCACGATTTTAAGTTGTTGATGCTGCTTAAAATTtccttaaattttattgaaggaTCAAAATTACACAATTTATTGTAACAAACTAAAAATGTAACTAAAACTTGTATCAtaaccaaaaataatataattctcCCTTATATACCTTATCTCAGATATTTGGATgtgtaaaaataaaagagaaattatagaaaaacagAGTTCTAACCTTCATTGTAGCAGTGTCGGTGTCTGTAGTCCATGGTAAAGGAAAGGAAAAAGCATTATCTGTCTGTTGGGCATCAATGGCTTTTTAGTTATCTTTTCACACCAACaactttttgcttttttttcttttttttttctccaagtGTAGTAATAAAAATggttttaattacattaattaaaaacatttttagtatgcattattattagttcaattatgttattataaatttaaacatattattgtgatgtaatttttacttttaatttttcatttatagaTATTATAACACTGTTTACACCAATGGTTGTACTCACAAGATACTGCTTTATCACTCAAACGGCTAGCTTCTCTTTCTGGCACATGTACGTACTCTGAGACCTTTTTTCAGACTCACTATCACCCacttttcctcttcttcctaGAAACACCAACAACTCACCCATAAGTAAATCAACAATTAAGAGAAACATACGATCATTCTCTCTATCCAATGCTAAACAACAACATGGTCCCCACTCTTTTCACTAGATTCTCCATAGTAATTATGTAAATCACAATTCTATTATTAACATAATAGCACTTTTGCAGAGAGAAATAGTAAGTGAGAAAAAGATAATTATTCCCCCATTTTCATATAGTGGTTGCAATTCTTCAACCTATTAATGATCCCTGTCTCCTTTCTTAAACCCCGTATCAAAGCTAGTCTTCCCACACAATTTCACCAATTTCAAGCATTCATTCCATCTATTATATCCTCTCTGTGCAATACAGCTTCCATTTTACCTTCCCCAGAAAAACCTTTGGCTTCTTCCCTCACCAACAAACAACATTGTTTCTTTTGTGGTTATTTTAGCTTCTTCAGACTCTCACACGCGTCGTTCCAGGTGGAGAGAAGCACACATCACAAAATATAAGTCTCCTTTTTCCAAACCCTGAAAGAGAACCACAGCCAAAACAAAAATGGCTATGCTTCTTCTCATTCCACTGTTACTATCTTCCATTTCACTGTTCACCATTTCAAGTAAGCAACCCCAGTATTTCTGCTTCCTTTGCACACACCATCTTCTTTCACAACGCAATCTTTCTGATTTGTATTTTTCTTCACAGCTGCAACGTTCTCCCCGCAACCTGGAATATGCTACGGCCAGCTCGGCGACAACCTCCCGCTGCCGCGAGAATCAGTCTCCCTCCTAACATCCCTTCACGCCAAGCGCGTGAAGCTCTACGACGCCAACCAAACGATCCTCCACGCGCTTCGGCACACTCGCCTCCAAGTCTCCGTCATGGTGCCCAACGAGCTCATCTCCAACATCTCCTCCAATCAAACCCTCGCCGACAAATGGGTGTCGTCGAACGTCGCAGCCTTCCTCCCCAAGACCCGCATCCGTTACATCCTCGTCGGGAACGAAATCATCAGCAGCACCACCAACGGCACGTGGCGCCACCTCGTCCCCGCCATGCGCCGCATCAAACACGCCCTCAAATCCCTCGGGATCCGCAAAGTGAAGGTCGGAACCTCCTCCGCCATGGACGTGCTCCAAACCTCTTTTCCTCCCTCAAACGGTTCGTTTCGTGAAGACATAGCTCTTCCCATCATGAAACCCATGTTGAAGTTCCTCAACCGAACCAAATCCTTTTTCTTCTTAGATGTTTACCCTTTCTTCGCGTGGTCCTCTGATCCGGTTAATATAAACCTCGATTACGCGCTATTTGAATCCAAGAATCTTACGGTGACGGATCCGGGTTCGGGTTTGGTTTACACCAACCTTTTCGACCAGATGGTAGACGCGGTTTATTTCGCAATGGAAAAACTTGGCTTTCCGGGCATTCGGATCTTTGTAGCGGAAACGGGTTGGCCCAATGGCGGGGACCTTGACCAGATTGGAGCTAATGTTTACAACGCTGCCACTTACAACCgaaatttcataaaaaaggTTACGAGAAAACCGCGGGTCGGGACTCCGGCTCGACCGGGTTCGCTTCTTCCGTCTTTTTTGTTCGCTCTGTTTAATGAAAACCAGAAATCGGGTCCGGGCACGGAGCGCCACTTCGGGTTGCTGCACCCAAACGGGTCCAGGGTTTTCGATATTGATTTGTCGGGACGGACGCCGGAGTCTGACTTTCGGCCGCTTCCGGCGCCGGAGAACAACGAGAAGTTTAAGGGAAAAATATGGTGCGTGGTGGCGCCCCGGGATAACGCGACGGCGCTGGCGGAGGCGCTCTCGTACGCGTGCTCGCAGGGGAATGGGACGTGCGACCCAATCCAACCCAGAGGGAAGTGCTTTAAACCCGATTCGGTTTTCTGGCATGCGAGCTATGCGTTTAGTGCTTATTGGGCGCAGTTTAAGAAGGTTGGTGCAACTTGTTACTTCAATGGCCTTGCCACACAAACAGCAAAGGATCCAAGtaagttaaaaatcaatttcCCAATTTTCGacataattatttgatttttcttcccgctaattcattttcttatgATGAGTTATTGTAGGTTATGGATCTTGCAAGTTCCCAAGTGTGACACTTTGAAGGAggagaaaacaaacaaataacgCAAATGGGGTTTTCATGACTCAATCATACAATGATTATTTGTTTTGACACCTTTTTTTGTTGCTTTCATTTCATAAATGTGTGTTCCTCCTACATGAGGAGGAACTTACATTGGTGAATGATTTTGAATGGATGGTTGGATAACCATTTTATGTAACACTGTTATCATTCCCACAATGGATGGACATTATTTGTAGTCAACTATTACATAAAATGAATGGATGGACATTAGTAAGGTTCAGTGTTTCTATTTCTTTGCTCAACAATCATTCATTTTATGTAATAGTTCTATGCCAAAATTGGGTATTCATTATATGACATCATTCTTTGCAAGAACTAGAAAAAGAACTAGAAAAAAAGTCGTGAAGAAAGTGCAATATTTCTATTGGTTAGtactataataattttatgtcatagtaatttgaaacattatttttatggGGATGATTTGAAATATATTGTCTTTTTTTGGTTTATTAGTAACGGCTCCAAAACAGCCCTACAAGGTAGGTCCATTAGTAAAGGTTACGATGCTCTTCTTTTGTGGGGTATTTGTTTAGGACCGTTCTCTTGAAAGGTAGAAGGTCGCGTTTCGTCCCGCTTCACTTTGTTCTGTGTGCGTGGTGTTGTCTCCGTCCAGTTTCTTCTCCTGTTATCGTGCGGAATGGGAAGTTCCGGTGACCATTGTCCGACGACGAAGGTAAGTGGTTTTCCATTCCATGTCGTAGCTTGGTTATTCGGTTTGGGCATGTCGTAGCATGGTTATTTGGTTTGGGTTAAGGTTTGGGGTTGGTATCCTTGTGTTGTGGTTCTTGGGTTATTGGGTTTcgttgttttgatgattttattttggtttatgtAGTTGAGTGTTTGTCACTCTTTTTcgacaaagtatatatgtactttgaacgaacgcttGACAGACGAGCATCGGTCATTGATTGCGAGGACTCCATTTGCGTGGTTTTTAGATGTCAATGTCAATGTTAAAGTAGGTAGAAATATATTGAGTGAGTTATTGGGTAAGTGGGACGACTGTAGTAGTGGTTTTTTAGTTGGGAATAAAGTTTTGaagttaaatgaaaatgatatttattaagGGTTGGGATTGAGTACAGATGGTgcaaatattaacttaaaggaAGAGCTGGGCAATACTGAATGTGTGAAATACATAGGCAAAGGAACAAAAGAATTGAATTTGATATACAAAATTCTAATgcgaaaacacaagaaaaagatCCCTTGTTCTCATTTTTGTAGTCTTTACCTCCTGGTAGGGATAAGTGAGATGTTATTTCCAAAACGTAGCGGGAAAGTGTTTCCCGTAATGTTTAATATTGTTGACAACTTAAGTGGTTTGGGTAGTTATTGTTGGGGTAGTGTAGTTTATCGTTTTCTGTTACgtagtttgtgcaaagcttcAGAAGGCTTGAAGAAAGGCAAAGGTATTTCAAACGTTTACGTCGATGGTTGTGTTTACATGCTGCAGGTAATTAATAGTATTTGATGTAATTACTTAAATTGTTTTTTGAATTAAGTTTCTTACAAGTTAAGATGATTTATTTGTCTTAGGTATGGTTTTTTGAGCTTTTTGTTCCACCAAAAGGTCCTATTGATAAATTTCCACGAATATTGCATTGGATGAATATAAGTGTTGGAGACAAGTTCGTAAAACGGTGTATGGAGACAGGTTTGGTAAGTTGTTTGTTATCggaagttttgttatgttttcaTATATTGACAAAAGTTGTGTAATCTGTAATATGTTGTTAAATTTCAGGTTGTTGACGATGTTTATGGTGGTCCTTCAACCAAGGATAAGGAGGAATACAGACCAACACCTAAAAGAAAGGATTCTAAAccaagaggaaagaagaaacaaaaaagaattcGCAGAGAAACTTTTATGCGTGCCTTAGAGGaacaagaatttctaattgaagaacttaaaaggaGGGTTGGAAGTTTGGAGGCACAATTGGCTGAAGAGAAGGCAAGAAGGCAAAATAAAGATGACGTTCGACAAAGTGTGCCTCGTATAGAACCATCGGTGAACACTGGTTTTGTATCCCTTACAGACATTGACGGAAATGAACAACCTTTGAAGACGTATGTTAGGGTTGGATCACGAAGGCATTACAAGGGAAGAACACTTAGGACTCCATACACCGGAACTGtagtgcttagaataaaaaatgagtgatcGGTGTATTTAGTTGatggaaaatgttatttggaaagtaatgataattgtaatcattgtaaatagattaataaaacaatgttTAATGTATCCGATTtagttcaatgaaataaaatttgagttttggttttgaattggtctcatattttatttactcAATACCATTGTTATTATGAGTTGTGGGTTTGTGGATTTCAGAATATGGTCTTTTTTTGTGTCTCCTAAGTTGCAGGCTTGTTTGTAAGATGTTCGTGTTTGAGTGGTCTTTCTGGGTAACATGGGTGACGAATGTCAAAACCAGTTCATTTGAAGGACAATTTgagtggttggtgatgtgatgtgaggccaaggagcttggggtgacccctcatgagttggaggagcaaggtctACAAGGGATGAGTTAGGGTGTTCAAAAAAGGGTCTGATAATCGTTTACtgcatccctgtaaacgattacccgagagaatattggattttgtacagaaagtccaacacaggtactcagtcaggtgaacagggtcaccattgtaaaaaaatctgacttttaggcacttctgcacttgtctgaggctggtccaggtgtttcagtgcCGGcatagggtggttggtgatgtgatgtgaggccaaggagtgtggggtgacccctcatgagttggacgAGCAAGgtctgcaagggatgagtgagggtgttcaaaaatgggtctggtaatcgtttacagcatccttgtaaacgattacccgagagaatattggattttgtacagaaagtccaacacaggtactcagtcaggtcaACATGGATCACCATTGTAAAA
This sequence is a window from Vigna angularis cultivar LongXiaoDou No.4 chromosome 2, ASM1680809v1, whole genome shotgun sequence. Protein-coding genes within it:
- the LOC108327710 gene encoding probable glucan endo-1,3-beta-glucosidase A6; amino-acid sequence: MAMLLLIPLLLSSISLFTISTATFSPQPGICYGQLGDNLPLPRESVSLLTSLHAKRVKLYDANQTILHALRHTRLQVSVMVPNELISNISSNQTLADKWVSSNVAAFLPKTRIRYILVGNEIISSTTNGTWRHLVPAMRRIKHALKSLGIRKVKVGTSSAMDVLQTSFPPSNGSFREDIALPIMKPMLKFLNRTKSFFFLDVYPFFAWSSDPVNINLDYALFESKNLTVTDPGSGLVYTNLFDQMVDAVYFAMEKLGFPGIRIFVAETGWPNGGDLDQIGANVYNAATYNRNFIKKVTRKPRVGTPARPGSLLPSFLFALFNENQKSGPGTERHFGLLHPNGSRVFDIDLSGRTPESDFRPLPAPENNEKFKGKIWCVVAPRDNATALAEALSYACSQGNGTCDPIQPRGKCFKPDSVFWHASYAFSAYWAQFKKVGATCYFNGLATQTAKDPSYGSCKFPSVTL
- the LOC108328833 gene encoding uncharacterized protein LOC108328833, with product MNISVGDKFVKRCMETGLVVDDVYGGPSTKDKEEYRPTPKRKDSKPRGKKKQKRIRRETFMRALEEQEFLIEELKRRVGSLEAQLAEEKARRQNKDDVRQSVPRIEPSVNTGFVSLTDIDGNEQPLKTYVRVGSRRHYKGRTLRTPYTGTVVLRIKNE